The genomic stretch GGGCATCCAAAGTCGCAATATCCTACGGTATACAACGTTTGCTGGTTTCATTGAGCGATCCCAGGTGTTGGTGGATGAAGTGATGGTGCGCTTAACAGGGAGTACCTGAATATGTGTAACGTGAGGACGGACAGACCGGTGTCATTACATAATTTATGGATACCTTCACGGTCCCAAAGAATGTCAAGAGTGATGGGCATGCGCGGAGATGTCCGTGCGCTACAATTCCGCTCGTACCCCGCGGACCTGGGGCCAGCACTCCCATCCAGTGCTGTCAACTAGCTTCGCGTCGCGCGCGTCGAGCTTCCTCAGATCCTCAGATCAGCAGCTCACAACTACCTAGCATCATTGCCAGGGCATCTCCACTTATACATCTACCACCGCTTCGTTGCGCCACTACTGCTTACTTCCTTTCCTTTTCTGCTTGGCACTAACTATTGTGTACCTGACAGTTTCTTTGGACCGTCTGCGCCTCCACTTGTATACGCTCGCGTCGCCAATCACAATGAGCTCATGACCCACCATGAAGTCTTCGATTACTCTGCATCATGTGTCAACATGTCCTTCCGGCTCCGCTGTTGTATGTCTGTGACGGCATCGCCTTTTCCAGGCTTTAGTAACCCCGCATTGCCATAATCCCTGGTAGGACTCACGGCATACTGTTTGTAGCGTGTGACAACAGCGGTTCGCAGCCAAAGAATCACCCTCTGCCGAAGATGTTCCTGCATGGCATTGATCACCCGTATTTGCGCTGAATTGTAGTGGATGCGAGCTTCGGTCTTGGTCCTCACTCGGCATACGATGACGTCACCACTGTGACATCGTAGCTGGGGCCAACGTTTCCTCTACGAACCATACTGTTGGACGCTGCCGGTACCTTTGTCATATGCTAGAGGGGCCGATTCGGATGAGAAGAAAATCCGCATGGCCATGTTGACAAAACGAGCACTTCCAACGTACCACTACAGACCGTGAGACTGCCAATTGGCCTGATTAGTCGTCTCGTTTCGACCATTAATACCGCCCGCTAGCTAAGCGGTACCTGCCCATTGACGAATGTGTTGCGTTGCACACTATTCCTTTCAAACACTCTGCCGGGCCATTAGTTACCGCCAGCTACCGTACTGCATAAGCGTCCGAGTACCCACATCCCACATTACGTACCTTGGCCCAGTATAAGTATCACGCAAACGGTAGACCGGCTTGCGCGGATCAGCCCAATTCATCTCAATACTCCATTTGACGCCTTGCAAGAACATGGCGACCAAGATCATCGACATTCGTGTCGATACTGCCGAGTCGGATATCTTAGCAGATATCAAAAAAGGCCTTCGACCTGAAAATGGCGGGGAAAAGAAGCTGCCCACATTGCTGCTCTACGAGTAAGCACCGTACACGACACATCCAAGATACAGGCTAATTTCGTGCTCATAATCTAGCCAGGAAGGTCTTCGATTATTCGAGAAGATCACATACCAGGAGGAGTGAGTAAAGCCCGTCCGCTTGGGGAGGGGGTTTAAGCTGATTCGTGTTCACAACCTCAGATACTACCTGACCAATGCCGAGATTGAAGTCCTTGAGACATATGCGGACAGCATCGCCGAGCGAATCTCATCACCCTCCATCATAGTGGAACTGGGGAGCGGGTAGGGTCCTGGCGCCCTGCAAAAAAAAAGACTGGAACGAGCTCTGTGCTTCGTGCGTACTAAGATAATCGCAGCAATCTCCGCAAAGTAAACATACTCTTGCAAGCCCTCGATCGCTTGGGCAAGGATGTCGAATACTATGCCGTCGATTTGTCTTTGCCAGAACTGGAGAGAACCTTTGGTCAGATACCCATAGGTAAGAGGCTTTCGTTTCGCAATGTACGAGGGGTGATGAGGTGGGGATGCAGTGCCATGTCTGGGGTTGCGTCAGTATAAGTTGCTGTACAGTTCAACGTGGTTCGGATATGCATGGGTCTGCATTTATGCGTCTAGATCCATCAACGGAAGGCGCTGTGGCATCGGCTTATCAATGCACGACTTCGCGACCACGTGATCTTCCACGGCTTCCGCTAACCACATGTACAGAGGGATACAAACACGTCAAGTGCTTTGGGCTGCATGGCACATACGACGATGCCCTTGGGTGGCTCAAGTCTCCAGCTATTGAGGCGAAACCGAAAACCATCTTGTGGTTGGGGTCTAGTCTGGGCAATTTCAAGCGGCACGAGGTACCGCCGTTCCTTGCCGGATTTGGCGAAGTCCTGCAGACGGGTGATACGATGCTTATCGGAATCGACTCCTGCAAAGATCCTGAGGTAAAGGTCGTCCCGCTTTACCGGCTGTACAACTGCTGACTCTGTGCCTGCGCTAGCGTGTATTTCACGCATACAACGACCGCAACGGTGTAACCCACAGATTCATACTCAACGGATTGAAGCACGCAAACGCTCTCATGGGTGAAAACGCATTCAACTTGGACGACTGGGAGGTCATCGGCGAGTATGACAAGCAAGCCGGACGCCATCACGCTTTTGTCGCACCACGTAAGGATGTCGTCATCGATGGGGTGCCTGTCAAAAAGGGCGAGAGAATTCGCATCGAGGAAAGCTACAAGTACAGTGGTGAAGAAGCGAAAGAACTCTGGGAAATGGCTAAACTCACTGAAAACGTTGTGTGGCCAAATGCCAAAGGCGACTACGGTGAGTGCATCGTCTGCAACCAATCACATCACATTTCTCATCTGTGCAGGTCTCCACTTTGTTTCCAAGCCAGCGGTTTTCTTCCCCACCAAGCCTGAGGAGTATGCTGCAAAGCCAGTACCCTCTCTTACTGAATGGCAGGAGCTTTGGAAGGCATGGGACGCTGTTTCCAAACAGATGATCCCAGAGGAGGAGCTGCTGTCCAAGCCCATCAAACTCCGCAACGAATGCATCTTTTACCTAGGACATATCCCCACGTTCCTCGATATTCACATTGCTCGTGCTACGGGCAAGAAGCCGTCTGACCCTGCCTACTTCTGGAAGATCTTTGAGCGCGGCGTGGATCCAGACGTGGAAGACCCAACGCGATGCCACGCGCATTCGGAGGTGCCCGAAGAGTGGCCACCACTGAAGACCATTCTGATGTTCCAGCAAAGCGTACGCGACAATGTTGAAGCTTTGTACAGCTCTGGTGAGGCTGAATCCAACGGCCGTGTGTCTCGAGCACTATGGCTTGCTTTTGAGCATGAAGCCATGCACCTGGAGACGTTGCTCTACATGCTGATCCAGAGCGACAAAGTCTTGCCGCCTCCCGGGACCACGGTTCCAGATTTCGCAGCGTTCGCAGCACGCTCCAACAGTCTAGCGGTCGAGAATGAGTGGTTCACCATTCCGGCTTCAGATGTCAGTGTGGGTCTCGAGGATCCCGAGGGCGACTACGACAGCCAGCGTTACTTTGGATGGGACAATGAGAGACCACATCGCTCAACGCACATCAAGTCTTTCCGCGCGAAGGCCCGCCCAATCACGAATGGGGAATATGCGACGTACCTTTCCGAGACAGGAAAGACAGGTATGTGATCCCCGCAGCACACAAAATGGCGTTGTCTCAGTGGTTTTCCATATATCGTGCGTCGTTGTTTGGGATCCTGTACAAGTGATACGAAGCGCTCTGCACGCTTTGGTCCGGCGTTTGCTACCATAAATAATTTCACTGACTGAACTTTCTGACTCTGTATATCTAGTAATACCCGCGTCGTGGTGCGAGCAGCCGTATTACAACGCCAAGGCCACGAGCACAGCAAAGAGGGACAGCGTAATCAACGGCCATCAGAACGGCACCAATGGCTCAACTACCGGCATCACAGATGGCAAGTTCGTGCGCACTGTGTTCGGCACTGTTCCTTTGAAGTTGGCCCTAAACTGGCCTGTCGTTGCATCCTACGATGAGCTGGCTGGATGCGCGCAGTGGATGGGAGGCCGTATTCCTACCATGGAAGAAGCACGAAGCATCTACAGCTACGTCGAAAGCATGAAGGAGGAGTTTGAAAAGTCGCTTGGGAACACAATCCCCGCGGTCAACGGGTACGGTGTATCTTATTCGACAGCTGTGCACAATTAGCTAACATCCCGCAGCCATCTCATCAATGAGGGCGTATTCGAAACACCACCATCCAAGCCTTTGTCTAATGGCAACTCTGGCGCAGGACCTAGCCTCAATCCACATGATCTCTTCATCGATCTTGAAGGGACTAACGTGGGCTTCAAGCACTGGCATCCAGTCTCAGTGGCCGAGAGGGGCAATAAGCTCTGTGGCCAATCTGATCTGGGCGGTGTCTGGGAGTGGACTAGTACTGTGTTGGAGAAGCATGACGGCTTCGAGCCGATGGAGTTGTACCCGGGTTACACAGGTATGAGCATAGCCGGCGGGCATCAGCTTCTCAACAGGGTCCAAGACGTCGCTAACCGCAAACAGCCGACTTCTTCGATGGAAAACATAACATCACGCTCGGAGGATCGTGGGCGACTCATCCGCGCATTGCTGGGCGCAAGACGTTGTAAGTACATGTGGCTGTGTTAGCTCCAGATGACGTCACTAACGTAGAGAAGTGTCAACTGGTATCAGCGAAACTACCCCTACATGTGGGCTGGTGCACGCATCGTCTCAGATGTGTGATGAGTACGGCCCGCACGTGATTTCGCTGTTCGCTGTTCGCTGATGCGTTTGCTGTCTCAGGTCTTGCTGGGGTTGCGACGCGTCAACGCGAGAAATCGCGATCGGTCGGTCCGCCGCATCCTTGACCACCATGATGACGAGTCGTCTAAGGGAACTGAACTTCTTGCATTCTACAATTACACACTCTCTTTAACTTGCCGTCTGCTGTCGCTACAGGCTTTGTCTTCTCACAATTGGGTTGTTGCAGCCACTCGCTCGCTCTTTCCCACCATACACATAGCTGCAACTATGCTTACCTAATCCAACGTGCACTTTGACTCCCCGCACTACCTGCGGAAACATTGCCAATTGAAATGCAGACCCACCTGACATTCACTTCGAGCCCGCTGTCTGCGAATAATTGTTGTCACAGGCAACCAAGGCAACCATTACATTATCTTGCTCATCACCCACCCATTGAAAAGCACCCGCCCCCCACTTCCCCTCATCCAATAACCACCCAACCTCAACCACGATTGTTCAACTAGAGACACGTCCCGAGAGCCATAATGGTCAACAGTTTGCTGTTTAAGTGGGAGGATTCCCAGGCCCTCAAGTAAGTTGGCTGACCGCAATCAACGTTTGTTTGGTTCGCAGCCCGGCCCTCAACCACTAAACACGAGCAAGCGCTGACGAAATAACAACAGACATCATTGCGGGTTCTGCGAACGCCCTCTTAGCCACCCTGGCGCGAGGGCTTCTTGCTTCGGAAAGCACGCAGAGCCATGTGTGCGCTTCCATCAGGTCCGTCCCCGCCGCATCTGATGCTAGATATTAATGGTATACTGACTCTTTCCAGGCCATGTTTATGCGTCTGCGCGGCCACACTTGCGCCCACTGCATCTCAATTGATGAATCTCACTACAAGCGGCACCATGATATTGCTGAGCAACTGCGAGCTGTCTATGACAGTTGCAGCGACATCAACTGGGGCATCGTACCATCCAACTCCGACAACGATAGCCGCGGAAGAGTGAAGGGATTGGCAGATGCATTGGAACAGGATGAGAACCAAGATCCCAACCAGGACCCCGGGGATACACCGGCGTCAAAGCGCGAGAGGAAAGACGCGAAGCGACTGGCCAGAGCGGCGAATAGATCCAAGGTCATCACCCAAGATGAGATCAGGCACATTGACAACATCATTCATGCTTCCCATGGATTGACAGGTAACGACACTGATGGACCACAAAATGCAGAAGAAGTTGAAGACATCGAGAGGCAGCTTCGTGTAAGTGACTGCCGTGGTGTTGTCCTGGCGCGTATCTTTCGATTTGCTAACTATTCTATAGTATCACGCCCAGGTTTATAACACTCAGGTAGACCGCAGAACGCTTAGAAAGCTCTCTGAGGTTTGTACTGAGACGTACGTCGATTTCGATGCTGAGATGAGCCGGATCTTGGACGCTTTCCGCATCAGCGAATTACTAAGGCGTAATACCAAGACCAGGGGTCTGCAGGGAAAAGAGTTGAAGACCTTTCTGACACTTGTTGATGGGCTCAGGCAGGCGCTTGTTGAGGACATCATTCTAGTCAAGAAAGACGCCGCCGAGGTGCGCATGCGGCGAGCAGGCTATCTGAGATACACCAACAAAACCGCGTACGAAATCGTCGAGGAGAGATATACCGAAAAAGACTGGAAAACCGGCGAAAAGTGGATCCCAGGCGCACCTGCTTCCAGTGATGACACAACCCCGGTGGACGAGTGTGTGCCGACGGCAAGGTATGTTATGGCCTTGGTCCTCTCTCCAATCACAGATCTAGTGTTAGCGAGTAGCATCAAAAAAGTAAGAAAGACTAACTTTGAGTAGTGAAGAAAAAGAGAACCCGACGCCACAGCGTCCTAGGAATTCCTACGGCCCTGATCGACGTCATCTCCGGAGCACACACAAGCGTGTCAACGGCGAAGATGGACTTTACGAGGACACCATCGAACCCTATCGCACTCCGCTATTACCACTACCGCACGATCCCACACCCGGCAAGAAGTCCGCTGCTGTGAGAGTGCTCAGCATCAAGACGACAAAGTGCGCGTCGACCCCGGTGCAAACTTCAGATAGCCGGAAAAAGGATCGTTCACGCCCAGTACCCGATGGCTGGGAAACAGTCACCAATGGAGCCACACCGACGAACATAGTAGCTAGACCCCGCGTCTGGGGTAACATCCCAACCCAGCGACTGGCTGAAGCAACTCAACCCACTCTAGCTCTACCGCCGTCCGACTTTTCTGGATTTCCACCCCTTCGGTCTGATTCGTGGAGTCCTGCTGATAATTCTGTTAGAGCCCCAGAAGTGCAGCCTCCTTCGGCGTGGACCGCACAAGAACCCGAGGGCTTTGTTGTAGAGTCTAACGAGGTTGCTCAAGACCAACCAGCCATCTCACAGAAGAAAAAGGCCAAAAAGGCGCGCGAAGCCAAGCGCAAGGCTAAGAAGTTAGCGCTAATGGAAGACACTCTGGACGATGCATCTTCTCTGGCTGAAACTGTCGAAGCCACTGACGATACCGACGCTGTCTTGACCGCTGCAACCACACCACTCGAAGATGAGCACAAATTAGAAGATTTGACTTGTGCCAAACAGGTCTCCCAACATATCTTCCAGCAGTTACACAGCATTAAGAACGACCGTGAGGTTGAACAAGTAGCAAAGGAAGTTGCTCAAGCTCCAGAGCTTTCGGAGAAGACAGTGTTAGTGACCAAGCCTGCGTCTCCACCGATCACCACGTACGGAAAGCACAAGGATTGGCTTAGATTTTTGCACCATTTGGACGTGGATCGACTAAGCAGCCCTATCCCACCATCTTGTAGCGGCTGCTCGCATGCCATCTCTTGTGCGTTCGAGGACAACGAGATACCGGATTGTCCGTTCCATGAGCCTTTCTGCAACTGCGCCGATCCTATGAGGGATCAGTGCTATCTGGTTCTGCCATCCAGTGAGATGTATAGTACGGGACCGTATAACCGCATGCGCGCCGAGAAGCTCATGGCCCTGTATGAGTCAGACGAGCGCACCAAGGGCCGTCTGATGCTCATAGACGATGATATGCTGGATTACCTCCTGGACAGTGCGATGACCGGATTTTATAACCGTGACCCAGGTGACATGCCTCCATGCCTTTCTAGAGAATATTACGATAGCATCAACAAGCGCATCCCCACGCCACTCATAGAGCAGGAGTGCCGCTTCCAGAAACTTTGGGTTAGGAACAACATCCTCAAGAAGCCTCTCACGCAGGACATGTTGCGAGACATTCAGAGCAACAAATTCGAGTGCACAGGTAAGCAGGCCATGTGCTACTGCCGCGATGAATTCCGAGAAGAGATGACGACAGCAAAAGACATCATTGTTTGCTCTTACGTAGACTGCAACATTCAATACTTCCATAAGTCGTGCGTCAAGAACCTAGGTGTCGAGAAGGTATCACACTGGTACTGTTTCGATTGCGCGCAGCAGATGAGGGAAGATGCATACGACGCGCTCGATAACGAATTCGATACCCAGATGAGATACAAGAAGCAAGACATGAATGTGTCCGCTCTGCAACAG from Pyrenophora tritici-repentis strain M4 chromosome 1, whole genome shotgun sequence encodes the following:
- a CDS encoding DUF2260 multi-domain protein, giving the protein MATKIIDIRVDTAESDILADIKKGLRPENGGEKKLPTLLLYDQEGLRLFEKITYQEEYYLTNAEIEVLETYADSIAERISSPSIIVELGSGNLRKVNILLQALDRLGKDVEYYAVDLSLPELERTFGQIPIEGYKHVKCFGLHGTYDDALGWLKSPAIEAKPKTILWLGSSLGNFKRHEVPPFLAGFGEVLQTGDTMLIGIDSCKDPERVFHAYNDRNGVTHRFILNGLKHANALMGENAFNLDDWEVIGEYDKQAGRHHAFVAPRKDVVIDGVPVKKGERIRIEESYKYSGEEAKELWEMAKLTENVVWPNAKGDYGLHFVSKPAVFFPTKPEEYAAKPVPSLTEWQELWKAWDAVSKQMIPEEELLSKPIKLRNECIFYLGHIPTFLDIHIARATGKKPSDPAYFWKIFERGVDPDVEDPTRCHAHSEVPEEWPPLKTILMFQQSVRDNVEALYSSGEAESNGRVSRALWLAFEHEAMHLETLLYMLIQSDKVLPPPGTTVPDFAAFAARSNSLAVENEWFTIPASDVSVGLEDPEGDYDSQRYFGWDNERPHRSTHIKSFRAKARPITNGEYATYLSETGKTVIPASWCEQPYYNAKATSTAKRDSVINGHQNGTNGSTTGITDGKFVRTVFGTVPLKLALNWPVVASYDELAGCAQWMGGRIPTMEEARSIYSYVESMKEEFEKSLGNTIPAVNGHLINEGVFETPPSKPLSNGNSGAGPSLNPHDLFIDLEGTNVGFKHWHPVSVAERGNKLCGQSDLGGVWEWTSTVLEKHDGFEPMELYPGYTADFFDGKHNITLGGSWATHPRIAGRKTFVNWYQRNYPYMWAGARIVSDV